One Capsicum annuum cultivar UCD-10X-F1 chromosome 2, UCD10Xv1.1, whole genome shotgun sequence genomic window carries:
- the LOC107860532 gene encoding uncharacterized protein LOC107860532 translates to MDFYYRFLYQNLFLLLATLFISVFFHLLPLFTSIPTLFLRLRRGDAALDNSEFSDAPAKENDKKISDNVMVEEELEPKFEAFEDVFERMDSDKNDDRQNTEFCFKFKFPTYEEFSKNKTETGELIVSDAVQEKCFSSLIQEPKEFGCGMKGVFDLDDEGREEVIHDKIDGIQEEEVHANWHGHQGCQKEIEGSDTVCKQFLGEADFPDEFLFQSEKDSSGTDSDTVSVGFEPMRSLMSRLVNSYSDGFLSDEDFGGEFELDPLNDIDSDLKNLEMSEENLESTDFEDSDSDINEELRKLEQEEAKNDSEFLSQNDFHEDLGMVKSSEFVTEFVKEDDKLINGPQESENLKSKNTAIADTSQDANKLESLWEHQELIEQLKMEIRKVRATGLPTILEESECPTMDELQPWKIDEMLHREDSMSELHKFYKSYREKMRKFDILTYQKMYAIGYLQKDPLKDPLQLVFNQKSTGPTLKSLLSQNIRLFKHKSHDFDPMVKFIKELQSDFEVIYVGQMCLSWEFLHWQYMKALNLWDSDPRGIRKYNEIAGEFQQFQVLMQRFIENEPFQGPRVQYFIKSRYDLRNLLQVPVIRDDRVKNRNKARTKEKTDYPITSDMLVEILEESIRIFWRFIRSDKDCYSVMAKGQKGIHPTEVQEQEELEFLLEVRKNLEKKEKKLQDVLKSGNCILRKFRKNREEEESDHVLYFFSQVDMKLVSRVLNMSRLTKDQLVWCHNKLSRISFAHRKIQVEPSFLLFPC, encoded by the exons ATGGATTTTTATTATAGGTTTTTGTATCAGAATTTGTTCTTGTTACTTGCTACTCTCTTTATCTCTGTTTTCTTCCATCTGCTTCCTCTCTTCACTTCCATCCCTACATTGTTCCTCAG ATTAAGAAGGGGTGATGCTGCTTTGGATAATTCAGAGTTTTCTGATGCTCCGGCTAAAGAAAACGACAAAAAAATATCCGACAATGTGATGGTCGAGGAAGAATTAGAACCAAAGTTTGAAGCTTTTGAGGATGTTTTTGAGCGTATGGATTCGGACAAGAATGATGATAGGCAGAACACTGAGTTTTGTTTTAAGTTTAAGTTCCCAACGTATGAGGAGTTCAGTAAAAACAAGACAGAAACTGGTGAACTTATTGTCTCTGATGCTGTACAAGAAAAGTGTTTTAGCAGCTTAATTCAAGAACCTAAAGAATTTGGTTGTGGTATGAAAGGTGTGTTTGATTTGGACGATGAAGGCAGGGAAGAAGTAATACATGATAAAATAGACGGCATTCAGGAGGAAGAGGTGCACGCAAACTGGCACGGGCACCAAGGTTGTCAAAAGGAAATTGAAGGATCAGATACTGTGTGCAAACAATTTTTGGGTGAAGCAGATTTTCCTGATGAGTTTTTGTTTCAATCAGAGAAAGATTCATCGGGTACGGATTCAGATACTGTATCAGTTGGTTTTGAGCCTATGCGTTCGCTTATGAGCAGGTTAGTAAATTCCTACAGTGATGGCTTCTTGTCAGATGAAGATTTTGGAGGTGAATTTGAGCTTGATCCTTTGAATGATATCGATTCAGACTTGAAAAATCTTGAAATGTCTGAAGAAAACCTCGAATCTACTGATTTCGAGGACAGTGATAGTGATATAAACGAAGAGTTAAGGAAATTAGAACAAGAGGAGGCGAAAAACGACTCAGAATTTCTGTCACAGAATGATTTTCATGAAGATTTGGGCATGGTTAAAAGTTCAGAATTTGTTACAGAATTTGTTAAAGAAGATGACAAGTTAATAAATGGTCCACAAGAGTCTGAAAATCTCAAGTCAAAAAACACAGCTATTGCTGACACTTCTCAGGATGCAAACAAATTAGAGTCCCTGTGGGAACATCAAGAATTGATTGAGCAATTAAAGATGGAAATTCGAAAAGTCAGGGCCACGGGTCTGCCTACTATTCTGGAAGAATCCGAGTGTCCAACAATGGACGAATTACAACCATGGAAGATCGATGAAATGCTTCATCGTGAAGATTCTATGAGCGAACTTCACAAATTCTACAAGAGTTACAGAGAGAAAATGCGGAAATTTGATATCTTGACGTATCAGAAGATGTATGCAATAG GTTATCTGCAGAAAGATCCACTAAAAGATCCACTGCAGTTAGTCTTCAACCAGAAATCTACAGGTCCAACACTAAAATCCCTTCTCTCACAAAATATTAGGCTCTTCAAACATAAAAGTCATGACTTTGATCCAATGGTTAAGTTTATCAAAGAATTGCAGAGTGATTTTGAAGTGATATACGTCGGCCAGATGTGCCTTTCTTGGGAATTTTTGCACTGGCAATATATGAAGGCTTTAAATTTGTGGGATTCTGATCCACGTGGGATCCGAAAATATAATGAAATTGCTGGAGAGTTCCAACAGTTTCAAGTGCTCATGCAAAGATTTATAGAAAATGAACCTTTTCAAGGGCCTAGAGTTCAATACTTTATCAAGAGCCGATATGATCTTCGTAATCTTCTTCAAGTTCCTGTTATTCGAG ATGACAGAGTGAAGAACAGAAACAAGGCAAGAACAAAAGAGAAAACTGACTATCCAATTACAAGTGACATGCTTGTGGAGATACTGGAAGAATCAATACGAATATTTTGGCGATTTATCAGATCTGATAAAGATTGCTACAGCGTGATGGCgaaaggtcaaaagggaattcatCCAACAGAGGTTCAAGAACAAGAGGAGTTGGAGTTTTTACTGGAGGTCAGAAAAAATCTTGAAAAG AAGGAGAAGAAGCTGCAGGATGTTTTGAAAAGTGGAAATTGCATACTGAGGAAGTTCAGGAAGAACAGAGAAGAGGAGGAGTCAGATCATGTACTCTATTTTTTCTCTCAAGTAGACATGAAATTAGTGTCTAGGGTTCTCAACATGTCAAGGCTAACGAAAGATCAACTAGTGTGGTGTCACAATAAATTAAGCAGGATTAGTTTTGCACATAGGAAAATACAAGTAGAGCCCTCTTTTTTGCTCTTCCCTTGTTAA